One genomic window of bacterium includes the following:
- a CDS encoding thiamine-monophosphate kinase, with product MIYKSREEKIIGAAWRALGAPKLPPGPYGADTEASVRRALLDGNFDARSVFGGPALFALQEAAKVPLGDDCAVWNTGKFSLLSTTDMLVEGTHFILPEKRTIPRPTRPEYADPRDRLGSLFNLGWKSLAVNVSDIAACGGLPVGYLVSLGIPPETKDAEISAFTKGVAKASRAFRVRVFGGDLVSSQCWIVSVTVLGIAENGLAVGRAGAAPGDHILVTGDIGLARTGMEVLYPALSGLPRHIVPDISGFPESVKTFTRPVAQIKTGRILAARGLATAMLDTSDSIAKSVRLLCEAGGTGCVLELGEFRAHPEVERYTGMLEKSPELREGGRDIGYESTYLERFILDSAEDYQLLFTVPPDALDRAGFFAKAAPSQNYIIELYRKGGKAMRIGEMTRGKKLVVNRHGKLYPLMESGFEHFGKTG from the coding sequence TCCAGAGAGGAGAAAATCATAGGCGCAGCGTGGAGGGCGCTTGGCGCGCCGAAGCTGCCGCCGGGCCCCTACGGCGCGGATACCGAGGCGTCTGTACGCCGCGCGCTGCTGGATGGAAATTTCGACGCGCGTTCGGTTTTTGGCGGTCCCGCGCTATTCGCGTTGCAGGAGGCTGCAAAAGTGCCGCTCGGCGACGATTGCGCGGTTTGGAACACGGGAAAATTCAGCCTACTTTCAACCACGGACATGTTGGTTGAAGGAACGCACTTTATATTGCCCGAAAAGCGAACGATACCGCGGCCGACGCGCCCCGAATACGCGGATCCGCGAGACCGGCTTGGCTCGCTGTTCAACCTTGGTTGGAAATCGCTTGCCGTAAACGTGAGCGACATAGCCGCATGCGGGGGATTGCCGGTGGGATACCTGGTGAGCCTTGGAATCCCGCCGGAAACCAAAGATGCGGAAATCTCCGCCTTCACGAAGGGCGTCGCGAAGGCCTCGCGCGCGTTCCGAGTCCGCGTTTTCGGCGGCGACCTGGTTTCGTCCCAGTGCTGGATTGTATCGGTGACGGTGCTGGGCATCGCGGAAAACGGGCTGGCGGTCGGCCGTGCTGGCGCCGCGCCGGGCGATCACATCCTTGTAACCGGGGACATCGGCCTCGCAAGGACAGGAATGGAAGTGTTGTACCCCGCGCTTTCCGGCTTGCCGAGACATATCGTTCCTGATATATCCGGGTTTCCCGAGTCCGTGAAGACCTTCACCAGACCCGTCGCACAAATCAAGACCGGCCGAATACTTGCGGCGCGCGGACTTGCCACCGCGATGCTGGACACGTCCGACAGCATCGCCAAGAGCGTCAGGCTTCTATGCGAGGCCGGCGGAACCGGATGCGTGCTCGAGCTGGGAGAATTCCGGGCTCATCCGGAAGTGGAGCGATACACGGGAATGCTCGAAAAATCCCCAGAATTGCGCGAAGGCGGCCGGGATATCGGATACGAGTCCACGTATCTGGAACGCTTCATTCTGGATTCTGCCGAGGATTACCAGCTTCTATTCACGGTTCCGCCGGACGCATTGGATAGGGCGGGCTTTTTTGCGAAAGCCGCGCCCTCGCAAAATTACATAATCGAGCTTTACCGCAAGGGGGGGAAGGCGATGCGCATCGGCGAGATGACTCGCGGTAAAAAACTCGTGGTTAACCGCCATGGAAAGCTATACCCGCTCATGGAAAGCGGTTTCGAGCACTTTGGAAAAACCGGTTGA
- a CDS encoding response regulator, with product MAEKGKSAGRVLVVDDEKMIRELISATLKHAGIECTLAETGQEGLARLKEHPFELLLTDLRMPKMHGYDLIVQAMALNPPPLVIVVSVIDDSRILKELLAQGVSGFIPKPFEPSVLLAYVQRFLKHADTERHYRNEIEEHRKRVDSLQVHFASLVRELEDKKAAAEEGFKGSAEILSRMIEGREYFKGSHSGRVAKLACDIARRIGQNEEFVKHLYVASLLHQIGYIALPDEVLAVPPQNLDAEKREIYRKFPRLGAMLIKEMTDATEVSEIVEFHQERYNGSGYPDGLAGDAIPLGARILSLADEVDETLNGRKTGVRHSRKSALDLVCAGMGTKFDPNLKPAIAAILSEEESAPKTPSMDIPVDELKLRDVVADNVYDANGILLISADTLVTPFVMERIKSMRDFGKMPRTIKVRRG from the coding sequence GTGGCGGAAAAGGGAAAGTCCGCTGGACGCGTTCTCGTCGTGGACGACGAGAAAATGATTCGCGAGCTGATTTCGGCGACACTCAAACACGCGGGTATCGAATGCACCTTGGCGGAAACCGGCCAGGAGGGGCTTGCAAGGTTGAAGGAGCATCCTTTTGAGCTGCTCCTGACCGACCTGCGGATGCCGAAAATGCACGGCTACGATTTAATCGTGCAGGCGATGGCGCTGAATCCGCCCCCTCTTGTCATTGTCGTCTCGGTTATTGACGACTCGCGGATACTCAAAGAGCTTTTGGCCCAAGGAGTTTCGGGCTTCATCCCAAAACCGTTCGAGCCGTCGGTCTTGCTGGCTTACGTTCAGCGGTTCTTGAAGCACGCCGATACGGAAAGGCATTACCGCAATGAAATAGAGGAACACAGGAAGCGCGTGGATTCGCTTCAAGTGCATTTCGCATCGCTTGTCCGTGAACTGGAAGACAAAAAGGCGGCGGCGGAGGAAGGATTCAAAGGTTCCGCCGAAATCCTCAGCCGTATGATTGAGGGACGGGAATATTTCAAGGGAAGCCACAGCGGCCGTGTCGCAAAATTGGCGTGCGACATTGCAAGGCGGATCGGTCAGAACGAGGAGTTCGTGAAGCACCTGTATGTGGCATCGCTGCTGCATCAAATCGGGTACATCGCCCTGCCCGACGAGGTGCTGGCGGTGCCGCCGCAAAATTTGGATGCCGAGAAAAGGGAGATATACCGGAAGTTCCCGAGGCTCGGAGCAATGCTCATAAAGGAAATGACCGATGCAACCGAAGTATCGGAAATCGTCGAGTTTCACCAGGAAAGGTACAACGGCAGCGGGTATCCCGACGGGCTCGCCGGCGACGCGATTCCGCTTGGTGCAAGGATTCTTTCGCTCGCGGACGAGGTGGACGAAACCTTGAACGGCAGAAAAACGGGAGTGCGACATTCGCGAAAATCGGCTTTGGACTTGGTCTGTGCCGGCATGGGAACAAAATTCGATCCAAATCTCAAGCCTGCGATTGCAGCGATTCTTTCGGAAGAAGAATCCGCGCCAAAAACTCCTTCGATGGACATTCCGGTGGATGAGCTGAAGCTTCGGGATGTTGTCGCGGACAATGTATACGATGCCAATGGAATCCTGCTGATAAGCGCCGACACTCTTGTGACTCCGTTCGTGATGGAGCGCATCAAGTCAATGCGAGATTTTGGCAAAATGCCGCGCACGATCAAGGTCAGGCGCGGATAG
- the hisS gene encoding histidine--tRNA ligase produces the protein MSPVEPRTLKGFRDILPAEMLARDRVIDAVRTTYEKYGFVPLGTPALEAKETLLGYGEEANKQIYLFKDRDGADVGLRYDLTVPLCRVIAQYPELPLPVKRYQVQPVWRFDKPDPGRYREFIQFDIDTVGSTGMAADAEIIAAMCDSLSSLSLDFRLRISNRKILNGMLDFAGIARDMGASVMRVLDKLDKQGLDAVLLELGPGRVDASGDKIRGLELPGEAISKIEQFLSLNRAARAETIAAARELLSGIEDAEAGLSELDEISGYLDSLGVSDGRACIDLSIARGLEYYTGPVFEAVLVDAPEFGSVAAGGRYDTLIEKFIGKSIPATGVSIGVDRLVAAMAALGMAAARPSTADVLVTVMDKSRLSDYFAIAGKLRAEGIRTEVYMGDEKGIGKQLKYADRQVIPVAVIIGTDEFAAGTASIKDLRITRKEPAATADIKNRDEWLKARKGQSTVPLGGLAGELRSILAERE, from the coding sequence ATGTCGCCCGTCGAACCGAGGACGCTTAAAGGATTCCGCGACATTCTTCCCGCGGAGATGCTTGCGCGCGACCGCGTGATTGATGCAGTGCGCACAACGTACGAAAAATACGGATTCGTCCCGCTCGGAACGCCCGCGCTGGAAGCGAAGGAAACCCTTCTCGGTTACGGCGAGGAAGCGAACAAACAGATTTACCTTTTCAAGGACCGCGACGGCGCGGACGTGGGGCTTCGCTACGACCTGACGGTGCCGCTCTGCCGCGTCATCGCGCAGTATCCGGAGCTGCCGCTGCCTGTCAAGCGCTACCAGGTGCAGCCCGTCTGGCGGTTCGACAAGCCCGATCCCGGGCGCTACCGCGAGTTTATCCAATTCGATATAGACACCGTAGGCTCGACGGGTATGGCGGCGGATGCGGAGATAATCGCCGCGATGTGTGATTCGCTTTCATCGCTTTCGCTCGATTTCCGGCTGCGCATCAGCAACCGCAAGATACTCAACGGGATGCTGGATTTCGCCGGGATCGCGCGCGATATGGGCGCGTCAGTTATGCGCGTCCTTGACAAGCTCGACAAGCAGGGGCTGGACGCGGTTCTGCTGGAGCTCGGGCCGGGGCGCGTGGACGCGTCGGGCGACAAAATCCGCGGCCTCGAATTGCCCGGCGAAGCAATCTCGAAAATCGAGCAATTTCTTTCGCTGAACCGCGCTGCGCGCGCGGAGACGATTGCGGCCGCGCGCGAATTGCTTTCCGGTATCGAGGATGCGGAGGCGGGCCTGTCCGAGCTGGATGAAATCTCCGGCTATCTCGATTCGCTGGGAGTTTCGGACGGGCGCGCGTGCATAGACCTTTCGATCGCGCGCGGCCTGGAGTATTACACCGGGCCGGTGTTCGAAGCGGTGCTTGTTGACGCGCCGGAATTCGGAAGCGTCGCCGCCGGCGGAAGGTACGACACGCTTATCGAAAAATTCATCGGCAAAAGCATTCCCGCTACCGGCGTTTCGATAGGCGTGGACAGGCTGGTCGCAGCGATGGCCGCGCTCGGAATGGCCGCGGCGCGCCCTTCCACCGCGGACGTGCTCGTCACGGTTATGGACAAATCGCGGCTCTCGGATTATTTCGCAATCGCGGGAAAGCTGCGCGCGGAAGGAATCCGTACCGAGGTTTACATGGGAGACGAGAAGGGCATCGGCAAGCAACTGAAGTACGCCGACCGCCAGGTCATTCCCGTCGCGGTGATAATCGGCACGGACGAGTTCGCCGCCGGCACCGCGTCGATCAAGGATTTGCGAATCACACGCAAAGAGCCTGCCGCGACCGCGGACATCAAGAACCGCGACGAATGGCTGAAGGCGCGCAAGGGGCAATCCACGGTTCCGCTTGGCGGACTTGCGGGCGAGCTGCGATCCATACTCGCCGAAAGGGAATAG
- a CDS encoding histidine ammonia-lyase: MDDSGHPVVITGGSLSVEEIVRVARRGAKVEIAPEVKLRLDRMRAWMEKYVKESLYSPPGETEKELRRRMIYGVTTGFGTLKDRRLHDMDAAHKLQENLIVSHCTGTGPAFSDEVVRAVMLVRANTLAAGRSGVRYELLSRLVEMLNSGALPVVPEQGSVGASGDLAPMAHLALSLIGKGPVRYRGKEYANLAELNTSTTGGIPVSVGDAFELKCKEGLALLNGTSVMAAQAALALHDARRLLDWADAAGAVTMESLLGATRAFDEIVFSVYKHRGAAISAGHVRRMTAGSELVNRSAQVHDPYSVRCIPQVHGAARDAIAYAGETIETHLGAITDDPIFFTADEVEKSPPADGWSKRLHFEEGHFHGEPLAMALDMLAIAIAEIASISERRIQTLLDPNHSRGLPGCLIDNPVGINSGYMLAQYTAASLVSENKTLAHPACVDSIPTSANAEDHVSMGAWAARKARRVVENARNVLAIELLCATEALSFRTGRQEVTAGVAAGRKKLDATGAPGAGTQWVYDLVRIDHAIPHLDGADRNLKPLIDTAAEIIGASDLSEFFGVPG, from the coding sequence ATGGATGACAGCGGGCATCCTGTTGTAATCACCGGCGGAAGTCTTTCAGTCGAGGAAATCGTGCGCGTCGCGCGGCGTGGGGCGAAGGTGGAAATCGCGCCGGAAGTGAAGCTTCGCCTTGACAGGATGCGCGCGTGGATGGAAAAGTATGTGAAGGAATCGCTATACTCCCCCCCCGGCGAAACCGAAAAGGAGCTGCGACGCCGGATGATATACGGCGTGACGACCGGTTTCGGCACGCTCAAGGACAGGCGGCTGCATGACATGGATGCCGCGCACAAACTCCAGGAGAATTTGATCGTCAGCCACTGCACCGGCACCGGCCCCGCGTTTTCCGACGAAGTCGTGCGCGCGGTTATGCTCGTGCGCGCGAACACGCTTGCTGCCGGACGTTCCGGAGTGCGGTACGAACTTTTATCGCGGCTCGTGGAAATGCTGAACAGCGGCGCGCTGCCCGTCGTCCCGGAGCAGGGCTCGGTAGGAGCCAGCGGCGACCTCGCGCCGATGGCGCACCTCGCGCTTTCGCTCATCGGCAAAGGCCCGGTGCGCTATCGCGGAAAAGAATACGCGAATCTAGCGGAACTCAACACGAGCACGACGGGCGGGATTCCCGTTTCCGTCGGCGACGCGTTCGAGCTCAAATGCAAGGAAGGGCTGGCGCTGCTCAACGGCACGTCCGTTATGGCCGCGCAGGCCGCGCTTGCGCTTCACGACGCGCGGCGGCTTCTGGACTGGGCGGATGCTGCGGGCGCGGTTACGATGGAATCGCTTCTGGGCGCGACGCGCGCGTTCGATGAAATCGTTTTTTCGGTTTACAAACACCGCGGCGCGGCAATTTCCGCCGGCCACGTGCGCCGGATGACCGCTGGCAGCGAGCTGGTCAACCGCTCCGCGCAGGTGCATGACCCGTATTCGGTGCGCTGCATTCCGCAGGTGCACGGCGCGGCGCGCGACGCGATCGCGTACGCGGGTGAAACGATCGAAACCCATCTCGGCGCGATCACCGACGACCCGATTTTCTTCACCGCGGACGAAGTCGAAAAGTCCCCCCCCGCCGACGGCTGGTCGAAGCGGCTGCACTTCGAGGAGGGCCACTTCCACGGCGAGCCGCTTGCGATGGCGCTGGACATGCTCGCGATCGCGATCGCGGAAATAGCTTCGATAAGCGAGCGGCGCATCCAGACGCTGCTCGATCCCAACCACAGCCGCGGCCTGCCGGGATGCCTCATAGACAATCCCGTGGGAATCAACTCCGGGTATATGCTCGCGCAGTACACCGCGGCGTCGCTCGTCAGCGAGAACAAGACGCTTGCGCATCCGGCGTGCGTGGACTCGATTCCGACGTCGGCCAACGCGGAGGATCACGTAAGCATGGGCGCCTGGGCGGCGCGCAAAGCCCGCCGCGTCGTGGAGAACGCAAGGAACGTACTCGCAATCGAGCTTCTTTGCGCAACCGAGGCGCTTTCGTTCCGCACTGGGCGGCAGGAAGTGACAGCGGGCGTCGCCGCGGGAAGGAAAAAGCTGGATGCGACGGGCGCGCCCGGCGCGGGGACGCAGTGGGTGTACGACCTCGTGAGAATCGATCACGCGATCCCGCACCTGGACGGCGCGGATAGGAATTTGAAGCCGCTTATAGACACCGCCGCGGAGATAATCGGCGCAAGCGACCTGTCGGAGTTC